One genomic segment of Armatimonadota bacterium includes these proteins:
- the ligA gene encoding NAD-dependent DNA ligase LigA, producing MPGKRKEQDPAARAAELRRELTYHSYRYYVLDQPEISDAEYDRRLRELEELETAHPELITPDSPTQRVGAQPAEEFGAVEHPTPMLSLGNAFSADELTAFDGRVKRMLELPETAAIEYVAELKVDGLAVSLTYENGVLGVGATRGDGVRGEDITQTLRTVRTIPLRLLDQASPPALLEVRGEVYLSREEFERINREREAAREPAFANPRNAAAGSVRQLDSRITASRKLDLIAYGLGAGSKRLDTHSEGLQFLRACGFRASPEAEVCKDIEQVIAFCDAWSDNRHDLPYDIDGVVAKVNSIALQERLGHVARSPRWAIAYKYAPEQATTVVRDIIVSVGRTGAMTPVAMMDPVTISGSTVSRATLHNEDEVRRKDVRIGDTVIIHKAGEVIPEVVSVVTAKRTGKEQAFHMPARCPVCGAEAERLPGEAVTRCTGIACPAQVKERILHFASRGGMDLEGLGPALVEQLVEGGLVRDPADLYFVTDEQLVGLERMADKSAANVIAAIAGSKRRPLDRLLYALGMRHVGGHVAGVLAANFARLEEIQG from the coding sequence GTGCCGGGCAAGCGCAAAGAACAGGACCCCGCCGCGCGCGCGGCCGAGCTGCGCCGCGAGCTGACCTATCACAGCTACCGCTACTACGTCCTCGATCAGCCGGAGATCTCCGACGCCGAGTACGACCGCCGGTTGCGCGAGTTGGAGGAGCTGGAGACCGCGCACCCGGAGCTGATCACGCCCGACTCGCCGACCCAGCGCGTCGGCGCCCAGCCCGCCGAGGAATTCGGTGCGGTCGAGCATCCCACCCCCATGCTCAGCCTCGGCAACGCCTTCAGCGCCGACGAGCTGACCGCCTTCGATGGCCGCGTCAAGCGCATGCTGGAGCTGCCGGAGACGGCTGCGATCGAGTATGTTGCGGAGCTCAAGGTGGACGGACTGGCGGTCAGCCTCACCTACGAGAACGGCGTGCTGGGCGTCGGCGCGACCCGGGGCGACGGCGTGCGCGGCGAGGATATCACCCAGACCTTGCGCACCGTCAGGACCATACCGCTGCGGCTGCTCGACCAAGCATCTCCGCCGGCGCTACTGGAGGTTCGCGGCGAGGTCTATCTCTCGCGCGAGGAGTTTGAGCGCATCAACCGCGAGCGCGAGGCGGCGCGGGAGCCGGCGTTCGCCAATCCCCGCAACGCCGCCGCCGGCTCCGTGCGCCAGCTCGACAGCCGCATCACCGCCAGCCGCAAGCTCGACCTGATCGCCTACGGCCTGGGGGCCGGGAGCAAGCGACTTGACACCCATTCCGAGGGACTGCAGTTTCTGCGCGCCTGCGGATTCCGGGCCAGCCCGGAGGCCGAGGTGTGCAAAGACATCGAGCAGGTCATCGCGTTCTGTGACGCGTGGAGCGACAACCGCCACGACTTGCCCTATGACATTGACGGCGTCGTCGCCAAGGTCAACTCCATCGCGCTGCAGGAGCGCCTGGGCCACGTCGCGCGCAGCCCGCGCTGGGCGATTGCCTACAAGTATGCGCCCGAGCAGGCGACAACGGTCGTGCGCGACATCATCGTCTCCGTCGGGCGCACGGGGGCGATGACGCCGGTGGCGATGATGGATCCGGTTACCATCAGCGGGTCAACGGTCAGTCGGGCCACCCTGCACAACGAGGACGAGGTGCGGCGCAAGGACGTCCGCATCGGCGACACCGTCATCATCCACAAGGCGGGGGAGGTCATCCCCGAGGTGGTATCGGTCGTCACCGCCAAGCGCACCGGCAAGGAGCAAGCGTTCCACATGCCGGCGCGCTGCCCGGTATGCGGCGCCGAGGCCGAGCGCCTGCCAGGCGAAGCGGTGACCCGCTGCACCGGCATCGCCTGTCCCGCGCAGGTCAAGGAACGCATCCTGCACTTCGCCTCGCGCGGCGGCATGGACCTCGAGGGCCTGGGGCCGGCGCTGGTGGAACAGTTGGTCGAGGGCGGCCTCGTTCGCGACCCGGCGGACCTCTACTTCGTGACCGACGAGCAGTTGGTCGGCCTCGAGCGCATGGCGGACAAGTCGGCGGCCAACGTCATCGCCGCCATCGCGGGCAGCAAGCGGCGCCCGCTCGACCGCCTGCTGTACGCCCTGGGGATGCGCCATGTCGGCGGGCATGTCGCCGGCGTCCTGGCGGCCAACTTCGCGCGCCTCGAAGAAATCCAGGGG